One window of the Maridesulfovibrio frigidus DSM 17176 genome contains the following:
- the asnB gene encoding asparagine synthase (glutamine-hydrolyzing) has product MCGIAGLIDFSKSTNSDQLRQIAKNMGFAQSTRGPDGSGQWADPESGIGLDHRRLAIIDLTEEGVQPMTSRSGRFVTSYNGEIYNYQDLRAELEKTTEFQGWRGHSDTEVMLEAIEQWGFEKALKSFSGMFAIALWDRDEKKLFLARDRMGEKPLYYSTQNNKFLFGSELKALMACENFERKVDRNSLSSYLRYHYVPAPRTIFKNVYCLMPGTWLSVSQDGTVSDPAEYWSLLDSAREAESKIFTAPDSAIIETLEDLLLKVVEREMISDVPLGAFLSGGIDSSLIVALMQQCALAPVKTFTIGFDDEAYNEANDAKLVAQHIGTEHTELYVSPKDALEIIPSIPQIWDQPFSDASQIPTHLVSRMTRDHVTVALSGDGGDELFAGYNRHFRGCSLWKHLERIPISLRSIAAKAILGITPADLDEIVDVLKPIIPKKLHMRLPGQKLHKLANVMDADSASEYYSALTSNWLNPETIVMSGRETVSPFQNYSRQPSTKNLTAWMQFMDAATYLPDDIMTKVDRAAMAVSLETRAPFLDHEIVEFSQRLPMHLRTQNGQGKHALREILYKHVPKNLIERPKMGFGIPIGDWLRGPLREWAEELLSPERIADDGYFNGRTVQKAWREHLSGTKDNQYRIWNILVFQSWMDHWDIS; this is encoded by the coding sequence ATGTGCGGTATCGCCGGACTTATTGATTTTTCCAAAAGCACCAATTCTGATCAGCTAAGACAAATAGCCAAGAACATGGGCTTTGCCCAAAGCACAAGAGGGCCAGACGGTTCAGGCCAATGGGCCGACCCGGAATCAGGCATAGGCCTTGATCATCGGCGCCTTGCTATCATTGACCTTACGGAAGAAGGCGTTCAGCCAATGACCAGCCGTTCCGGTAGATTTGTCACGTCCTACAACGGCGAGATATATAATTATCAAGACCTGCGTGCCGAGCTTGAAAAAACAACGGAATTTCAAGGTTGGAGAGGCCATTCCGATACCGAAGTGATGCTTGAAGCCATCGAGCAATGGGGATTTGAAAAAGCCCTTAAATCCTTCAGTGGAATGTTCGCCATTGCCCTATGGGATCGCGACGAGAAAAAGCTGTTTCTAGCACGTGACCGCATGGGGGAAAAGCCGCTCTATTATTCCACGCAAAACAATAAATTCCTATTCGGATCCGAGCTAAAAGCTCTCATGGCATGCGAAAATTTTGAAAGGAAAGTAGACCGCAACTCGCTATCTTCATACCTGCGCTATCATTACGTTCCCGCGCCGCGTACAATTTTTAAAAACGTCTATTGCCTCATGCCCGGCACATGGCTGAGCGTTTCCCAAGATGGAACAGTTTCAGATCCCGCTGAATACTGGTCACTACTCGACTCTGCACGCGAAGCAGAAAGTAAAATTTTCACTGCGCCCGATTCCGCAATAATCGAAACCCTCGAAGACCTGCTCCTAAAAGTGGTTGAAAGAGAGATGATCTCTGACGTTCCGCTTGGCGCATTTCTCTCCGGCGGAATAGATTCATCATTAATAGTTGCACTAATGCAACAGTGCGCACTCGCTCCCGTAAAGACCTTCACCATCGGGTTTGACGACGAAGCATACAACGAAGCCAATGACGCAAAACTAGTTGCCCAACACATTGGAACCGAGCACACCGAGCTATACGTTTCGCCTAAAGACGCGCTTGAAATAATCCCTTCTATCCCACAAATATGGGATCAACCTTTCTCTGATGCTTCGCAAATTCCAACGCATCTAGTCTCGCGCATGACTCGCGATCACGTAACAGTCGCCCTATCAGGAGATGGAGGAGATGAACTTTTCGCGGGGTACAATCGCCATTTCAGAGGCTGTTCATTATGGAAGCATCTCGAGCGCATTCCAATTTCCTTACGTTCCATCGCCGCCAAAGCAATTCTCGGCATAACTCCCGCAGATCTAGATGAAATAGTCGATGTGCTTAAGCCTATCATCCCCAAAAAACTGCACATGAGATTGCCCGGCCAGAAATTACACAAACTAGCTAATGTCATGGATGCAGATTCCGCATCAGAATATTACTCCGCACTCACATCAAACTGGCTGAATCCTGAAACAATCGTAATGAGCGGCAGAGAAACCGTCAGCCCGTTCCAGAATTATTCAAGACAACCAAGTACCAAAAATCTGACCGCCTGGATGCAGTTCATGGACGCAGCAACCTATCTGCCTGACGATATCATGACCAAGGTAGATCGTGCGGCTATGGCTGTAAGTCTCGAAACCCGTGCACCGTTCCTCGATCACGAAATAGTAGAATTTTCACAGCGCCTACCCATGCATCTTAGAACGCAGAATGGGCAAGGCAAGCACGCGCTTCGCGAAATCCTATACAAGCACGTACCCAAGAATCTCATAGAACGTCCAAAAATGGGATTTGGTATACCGATAGGCGACTGGCTGCGCGGACCTCTCCGCGAATGGGCCGAAGAGTTGTTATCGCCCGAAAGAATCGCAGATGATGGGTATTTCAACGGGCGAACTGTACAAAAAGCATGGCGTGAACATCTGAGCGGGACCAAAGATAACCAGTACAGAATCTGGAATATTTTAGTGTTTCAATCATGGATGGATCACTGGGATATATCGTAG
- a CDS encoding KpsF/GutQ family sugar-phosphate isomerase — translation MTDKQLSDFIERGREVLAIEEKGLASIRENLSLGFAKAVEMLAGCKGRVIITGLGKSGLVGRKIAATMSSTGTPSFFLHPVEAAHGDLGMVRADDVVIAISNSGETDELNSLLPAIRSFNTKIISITANSDSTMGSLSDVVIEAKVPCEACSHGLAPTASTTAALALGDALAVCLMDHKDFDSIDFKKFHPGGTLGRRLTLCISELMHTDNIPSAPENNPLSEALNLLDQGKLGLVALTSNEGKLSGVITDGDVRRLICSDKLDISAPASNVMAINPLRVTPDMSAAQALDLMEAKQITVLPVVGEDGKVSGMIHLHDLLGKGRLKFAETTRG, via the coding sequence ATGACGGATAAACAACTGTCTGATTTCATTGAGCGAGGCCGCGAGGTTCTCGCAATTGAAGAAAAAGGGCTTGCGTCCATCAGAGAAAATTTAAGCCTAGGCTTTGCAAAAGCTGTCGAAATGCTGGCAGGTTGCAAAGGACGCGTAATCATCACCGGACTGGGCAAATCTGGGCTTGTGGGCCGCAAAATAGCCGCCACCATGTCCAGCACCGGCACTCCATCCTTTTTTCTGCATCCTGTTGAAGCCGCGCATGGCGATTTAGGAATGGTCCGCGCTGATGATGTAGTCATAGCTATATCCAACAGCGGCGAAACTGATGAACTAAACTCTCTGCTTCCGGCAATTCGCTCCTTCAATACAAAGATCATTTCCATCACCGCAAACAGTGATTCCACAATGGGCTCACTTTCTGACGTTGTGATCGAAGCAAAAGTGCCATGCGAAGCCTGTTCTCACGGGCTAGCTCCTACGGCCAGCACCACCGCAGCATTGGCTTTAGGCGATGCTCTTGCTGTCTGTCTTATGGATCACAAAGATTTCGACAGCATCGATTTCAAAAAATTTCATCCCGGCGGAACTCTCGGACGCAGGCTGACCTTATGCATCAGTGAGCTTATGCACACTGACAACATACCTTCCGCGCCAGAGAACAACCCGCTTTCAGAAGCTCTGAACCTCCTTGACCAAGGTAAGCTCGGACTTGTTGCCCTCACCTCAAACGAAGGCAAGCTATCTGGTGTAATCACCGACGGAGATGTTCGCAGGCTGATCTGTTCTGACAAGTTAGATATTTCCGCCCCCGCTTCGAACGTTATGGCTATAAACCCTTTGCGGGTTACGCCTGATATGTCTGCAGCACAGGCCCTTGATTTAATGGAAGCCAAACAAATTACCGTTCTTCCCGTTGTCGGTGAAGACGGTAAAGTTTCCGGCATGATCCATCTCCATGATCTGCTTGGTAAAGGCAGACTCAAATTCGCGGAAACTACAAGAGGGTAA
- a CDS encoding type II secretion system F family protein produces the protein MPTYQYRAVTNEGKKKKGFVEASSQSKAFATLQSKGLMPLRLEQVKSTQKEPSATKSLASSLTMGGKIRLGESFYYLGILLQSGTALAQALDMMSRMTSGFASRIWMEIRDAVQSGESFSSCLDKYPKLFPPVYVGMVQVAESVGKLGDVLENIAKYEEERAEVSGRLMTAMVYPCVILMIGLGAVYFLLSEVLPKITGIFQASKGELPTSTKIVVALGNTVGDLGIMALIIPAAIIFAFISAYKSLPKFQEKIDSILWKLPLVQKSTLARFSGILGFQLDAGIPLVQGMESSAKAVKSSFFKKKIAEAKEEVATGRTLSAVFAEQKIYPDIYILTLTAGQKSGQLGKFLQRMGTIFERDVDNFMKRVVALAEPMLLLFIGMLVAFIVVAIMGPIFDLTTLVK, from the coding sequence ATGCCAACTTACCAATATAGAGCCGTAACGAACGAAGGTAAAAAAAAGAAAGGATTTGTTGAGGCTTCCTCACAATCCAAAGCTTTTGCGACCTTGCAAAGCAAGGGGCTCATGCCCTTGCGTCTTGAGCAGGTTAAATCCACTCAAAAAGAACCTTCTGCTACCAAATCTCTGGCTTCGTCACTTACAATGGGTGGCAAAATCAGGCTTGGCGAATCATTTTACTACTTAGGAATTTTACTGCAAAGCGGGACCGCCCTTGCGCAAGCATTAGATATGATGTCCCGTATGACCTCCGGTTTTGCCAGCCGCATATGGATGGAAATCAGAGACGCGGTTCAGTCCGGTGAAAGTTTCTCGTCTTGTCTGGACAAATATCCAAAACTATTTCCGCCTGTATATGTCGGGATGGTGCAAGTTGCAGAATCTGTAGGTAAACTCGGCGATGTTCTCGAAAACATTGCCAAATACGAAGAAGAGCGTGCTGAGGTCAGCGGCAGACTTATGACCGCCATGGTTTATCCGTGCGTAATTCTTATGATTGGTCTTGGCGCGGTATACTTTCTTCTTTCCGAAGTTCTGCCAAAAATTACTGGCATATTCCAAGCCTCGAAAGGTGAACTTCCAACCTCTACGAAGATTGTCGTGGCGCTTGGAAATACGGTCGGTGACCTTGGTATTATGGCCCTCATTATTCCGGCAGCTATCATTTTCGCCTTTATAAGTGCGTATAAATCTCTCCCTAAATTCCAAGAAAAAATTGACTCCATACTTTGGAAACTACCGCTCGTCCAAAAAAGTACCCTCGCCCGTTTTTCTGGTATTTTAGGATTTCAGCTTGATGCAGGAATACCCCTTGTTCAGGGAATGGAAAGTTCTGCCAAAGCGGTAAAATCATCTTTCTTCAAAAAGAAAATAGCTGAGGCAAAAGAAGAAGTTGCTACAGGACGTACTCTCAGCGCAGTCTTTGCCGAACAGAAAATTTATCCGGACATTTACATCCTCACCCTTACAGCAGGGCAGAAATCAGGCCAGCTTGGTAAGTTTCTACAACGCATGGGAACCATTTTTGAGCGCGATGTAGATAACTTCATGAAACGTGTCGTTGCGCTAGCTGAGCCTATGCTGCTCTTATTTATCGGTATGCTCGTCGCTTTTATCGTTGTCGCAATTATGGGTCCAATCTTCGACCTGACGACCCTCGTAAAATAG
- a CDS encoding type II secretory pathway component PulC-like protein: MEFKVTKFPAWIWPLTFGLAVAYLVASYIPLPTPTAPILGESFTSSAADRIAKESAIILERNILGLDNPAEIQKKATVTPTTWALVGIITGEVDMAVFRIKDETIILREGDEHEGWTLDEIKPQYVLWKFGREEKKVAMWDQVQALKLVRGKTNKLVIDKAEASAVLEDPNAFLSQALFKPNSKNGKTQGFRITNIKQNSLLRKLGLVNGDVLMRVNGEMITGPTKLLQVYGSMAGASAIYIDVERKGQILSLVVELK; the protein is encoded by the coding sequence ATGGAGTTTAAAGTTACAAAATTTCCGGCATGGATATGGCCGCTGACTTTCGGGTTAGCTGTTGCATACCTTGTCGCGTCATATATTCCGTTGCCGACCCCAACCGCTCCTATTCTCGGAGAATCTTTCACATCTTCTGCAGCAGACAGGATTGCAAAAGAATCAGCTATTATTCTTGAACGCAATATCTTGGGACTCGATAACCCTGCTGAAATTCAGAAAAAAGCGACTGTAACACCTACCACATGGGCTCTTGTCGGTATCATAACTGGAGAAGTGGACATGGCGGTCTTTAGAATTAAAGACGAAACAATTATACTGCGTGAAGGAGATGAACACGAAGGCTGGACTCTTGATGAAATCAAGCCTCAATATGTTCTCTGGAAATTTGGACGCGAAGAAAAGAAAGTTGCTATGTGGGACCAAGTTCAAGCCCTAAAGCTTGTCAGAGGCAAAACCAATAAACTCGTCATAGATAAAGCAGAAGCGTCTGCAGTTCTTGAAGATCCTAACGCATTCCTCAGTCAGGCTCTCTTTAAACCAAACAGCAAAAACGGTAAAACACAAGGTTTCCGCATCACGAATATCAAGCAAAATTCACTGCTCCGCAAACTGGGTCTTGTAAACGGTGATGTTCTTATGCGCGTCAACGGTGAAATGATCACCGGCCCGACCAAACTACTTCAAGTTTACGGTTCAATGGCCGGAGCTTCAGCAATCTACATCGATGTAGAACGCAAGGGCCAAATTCTCTCACTAGTTGTCGAACTCAAGTAG
- a CDS encoding response regulator: MTPVQEKLFFVLADDDPRLHEYTVSILKESGMLEKHESFYDPVSFLAFLKESEDEPDVILLDVHFEGSGLSGVDILPFIREEYPYIPVILLTGMDAEATDEAQSDVFTYFIPKPVTEVHLTSMLHFYLGKSKKSAETINTLIDEMEEVKGYHHLLEQEVEELQDEQRRLEQLTREDKTGSSTKGFEKVSEILESLLTKSQPMPSFVADLEKVYSTQFKLFKKVIETLIRFDVQDSATPGMNIHKVKGTQNVFSARLSRKVRLFYYNSAKSVRKKLIRLDIYHDTKGMDKWIKNNYHSYAETDDQYENSIKRS; this comes from the coding sequence ATGACCCCGGTTCAGGAAAAACTCTTTTTCGTATTAGCGGATGATGACCCACGCTTACACGAATACACGGTATCCATTTTGAAAGAGTCTGGAATGCTCGAAAAACATGAATCATTTTATGATCCAGTATCTTTTCTGGCCTTCTTAAAAGAATCCGAAGATGAACCTGACGTCATCCTCCTAGACGTTCATTTCGAAGGATCGGGCTTAAGCGGAGTTGATATACTCCCCTTCATCCGCGAAGAATATCCATACATTCCCGTAATTCTATTAACTGGAATGGACGCAGAGGCAACAGATGAAGCGCAATCTGATGTTTTCACATATTTCATCCCTAAGCCGGTAACTGAAGTCCACCTCACAAGCATGCTTCACTTTTACCTTGGAAAAAGTAAAAAAAGTGCTGAAACAATCAATACTCTTATCGATGAGATGGAAGAAGTTAAGGGATACCATCATCTTCTAGAGCAAGAAGTTGAAGAACTTCAGGATGAACAGCGCAGGCTTGAACAGCTTACCAGAGAAGACAAAACAGGCAGCAGCACCAAAGGATTTGAAAAAGTATCCGAGATTCTCGAATCTCTATTGACCAAAAGTCAGCCGATGCCCAGCTTTGTTGCCGATCTTGAAAAAGTATACTCGACCCAGTTCAAGCTTTTCAAGAAAGTCATCGAAACTCTAATCCGTTTTGATGTTCAAGACTCAGCTACCCCCGGCATGAACATCCACAAAGTTAAAGGCACTCAAAACGTATTTAGTGCAAGACTGTCACGGAAGGTGCGTCTCTTCTATTATAACTCAGCCAAAAGCGTAAGAAAAAAACTAATAAGATTAGACATTTACCACGACACCAAGGGTATGGACAAGTGGATTAAAAACAACTACCATTCCTATGCTGAAACAGATGATCAATACGAAAACTCAATAAAACGGTCTTAA
- a CDS encoding ATP-binding protein, translated as MRSKKNKFEIKSKQSLSGRIIELSTLLFGSMKSGSWRLPVLSVFYIFAYIFFDMMVDSPIRHYIFCIVLVVSSLYFSWRIGGRETMTYVGFFNIFFAFIFSRLLYMTGSFSSKLFLSRSFMILYVVAIIFMFIMTKRKSPADTEKRNREKSIRNEQQKRRQLELMVATEKLTGDMIVQANMVKDELMVLQNSWKSQIHTIINDLPKVKERELYNQIVTPFEESIVEHLRGLENRLSFKPQLIELDELAKELEKKLDEDKKHFQKRLDASFDFKGWDGRVEEIFIDRYKTWEILLNLFRNSQTAMELRQIELLRQGSAEFKTYVPRIAIIADIDGKNARIRILDTGGGVPDDSLQDLFKRAVPSAKRQGKAMGQGTMFVKFFGDNMGFNISVLNTEELGSKGLEVCILIPLGTFGPAGAIPAGETA; from the coding sequence ATGAGAAGTAAAAAAAACAAATTCGAAATAAAGAGCAAACAAAGTCTGTCAGGCCGCATCATAGAGCTAAGCACTTTGTTGTTTGGTTCTATGAAAAGCGGAAGTTGGCGACTACCTGTTCTGTCTGTTTTTTATATTTTCGCTTATATTTTTTTCGACATGATGGTGGACAGTCCAATTCGCCACTATATTTTCTGCATCGTTTTGGTTGTCTCATCCCTTTACTTCTCGTGGCGCATCGGCGGCAGAGAAACAATGACATATGTAGGCTTTTTTAATATCTTTTTTGCTTTTATATTTTCGCGCCTGCTTTACATGACAGGCAGTTTCTCATCAAAATTATTTTTAAGCCGTTCTTTTATGATACTGTATGTCGTAGCCATCATCTTTATGTTCATCATGACCAAAAGGAAATCTCCGGCAGACACAGAAAAACGTAATCGCGAAAAATCGATTCGAAATGAGCAGCAAAAAAGAAGACAACTTGAACTCATGGTCGCCACAGAAAAATTAACCGGCGATATGATTGTGCAAGCTAATATGGTAAAAGATGAATTGATGGTACTCCAGAATTCATGGAAATCACAAATTCATACCATCATAAATGATTTGCCAAAAGTAAAAGAACGTGAACTTTACAACCAAATCGTAACTCCCTTCGAAGAGAGTATAGTTGAACATTTAAGAGGTCTTGAAAACAGACTGTCCTTTAAGCCGCAACTAATTGAATTAGATGAATTGGCAAAAGAACTCGAAAAGAAACTAGACGAGGATAAAAAACATTTTCAAAAAAGACTTGATGCAAGCTTTGATTTTAAAGGGTGGGATGGCAGGGTAGAAGAAATTTTTATAGACAGGTATAAAACATGGGAAATCCTGCTTAACCTTTTCAGGAATAGTCAAACCGCCATGGAACTACGGCAAATAGAGCTGCTTAGACAAGGTAGTGCTGAATTCAAAACGTATGTCCCCCGTATTGCCATTATCGCTGATATAGATGGCAAAAATGCAAGAATAAGAATTCTGGACACAGGCGGAGGCGTACCGGACGATAGCCTGCAAGATCTTTTCAAAAGAGCGGTCCCTTCGGCAAAGAGGCAGGGGAAAGCGATGGGACAGGGCACTATGTTTGTTAAGTTTTTTGGAGATAATATGGGATTTAATATTTCGGTTTTAAACACTGAAGAGTTAGGCTCTAAAGGGCTTGAAGTGTGTATACTTATACCTCTCGGAACCTTTGGCCCAGCAGGGGCTATCCCCGCAGGAGAAACAGCATGA
- a CDS encoding WD40 repeat domain-containing protein, whose translation MKKVFYLCLLVVFAGLFSSCSGTGNGSLDTGEPLLIADDNLDVTQLAGKRPVTLTELVQYSAEQQYSSLDSIYNRPPDDMTRSYYVQLSESNEIVHLDEHVTNLVQKGDVLASGHQNGLIRIYGGSGCSAVQTASDPVTGISWFPKSSILAATSGNNAFVEVFRVDTCSRVVAADVNSTIEKFSISPKGSWLAMIDNARRLWVGPPSGPFNQIFRFMHEPLMLSFSDEEGLLMAVDVTGDLNMWSPLKRTKIFNNKIQGGPFEFVKADGPYLDMTTESGDRFRWDVGQRRRSAYHENINNFYLKNGVVSYRSPRKRLSRKVFFNPVSIEVFRSASAKAYRVNDIDGEMRYYSSVTGEPLEGVQDLADWKKVTIGRDFTFSERGRPFVLAEPIAQREFQRLYCRFIPSKGYFLWWDKVTRPDDYFKSRGMLPRRLGLSGQSPLKWEPLEVGKIDIRDIN comes from the coding sequence ATGAAAAAAGTTTTTTATTTATGTTTGTTAGTGGTCTTCGCAGGTCTTTTTTCAAGTTGCTCGGGAACAGGCAATGGGTCTCTTGATACAGGCGAGCCTCTGTTGATTGCCGATGATAACCTCGATGTGACTCAACTTGCAGGAAAACGTCCTGTAACTCTTACTGAGCTTGTCCAATACTCAGCCGAGCAGCAGTATTCGTCTTTGGACAGTATTTACAATCGTCCTCCTGATGATATGACTAGAAGTTATTATGTGCAGCTTAGTGAAAGTAACGAAATTGTGCACCTCGATGAGCACGTTACTAACCTTGTTCAAAAGGGAGATGTTCTCGCTTCGGGTCATCAAAATGGGTTAATCCGTATTTATGGTGGGTCTGGTTGCTCCGCTGTGCAAACTGCATCTGATCCTGTAACTGGTATTTCGTGGTTTCCAAAATCTTCTATTCTCGCTGCGACTTCGGGCAATAATGCTTTTGTTGAAGTATTCAGGGTTGATACTTGCTCCAGAGTTGTGGCCGCAGATGTAAACAGTACTATTGAAAAATTTTCTATTTCTCCGAAAGGATCGTGGCTTGCCATGATTGATAACGCCCGCAGGCTCTGGGTTGGACCTCCTTCTGGGCCATTTAATCAGATTTTCAGGTTTATGCATGAGCCGCTGATGCTTTCCTTTTCAGATGAAGAGGGACTTTTAATGGCAGTTGATGTTACTGGTGATCTTAACATGTGGTCTCCTTTAAAGAGGACGAAAATTTTTAATAACAAAATTCAGGGTGGTCCTTTTGAATTTGTTAAGGCGGACGGACCATATCTCGATATGACCACGGAATCTGGAGACAGGTTCCGCTGGGATGTCGGACAGCGTAGACGCTCGGCCTATCATGAAAATATTAATAATTTTTACTTAAAAAATGGTGTTGTTTCATACCGTTCACCGCGCAAGAGATTGTCCCGCAAGGTGTTTTTTAACCCTGTTTCTATTGAAGTTTTTAGGTCTGCATCAGCCAAAGCTTACCGGGTGAATGACATTGATGGTGAGATGAGATATTATTCATCCGTTACCGGAGAGCCTCTTGAAGGAGTTCAGGATTTAGCTGATTGGAAAAAAGTTACTATTGGCAGAGACTTTACTTTTTCAGAAAGAGGACGCCCATTTGTTCTTGCAGAACCCATCGCACAGCGTGAATTTCAACGGTTGTATTGTCGGTTCATACCAAGTAAGGGATATTTTTTGTGGTGGGATAAAGTAACGCGCCCCGATGATTATTTCAAATCACGCGGTATGCTTCCTCGCCGTTTAGGTCTTTCCGGCCAGTCTCCGCTTAAGTGGGAGCCGCTTGAAGTCGGGAAAATAGATATTAGGGATATTAATTAA
- the gspG gene encoding type II secretion system major pseudopilin GspG — protein sequence MEKRENRILESKKAQRGFSLIELMIVIVILGLLASMLVPKIMDRPNDARVTKAQMDMKALGSALKLYKLDTGRYPSTEQGLKALIEKPDTRPVPRNYRKGGYLDSTVAPVDPWGYDYIYRSPGEDDRDFEIISLGADGMEGGEDYDADINSWE from the coding sequence ATGGAAAAAAGGGAAAATAGAATTTTGGAGAGCAAAAAAGCTCAGCGCGGGTTCAGTCTTATCGAACTTATGATCGTAATCGTTATTCTTGGTCTTTTGGCATCCATGCTTGTTCCTAAAATTATGGATAGACCAAACGACGCTAGAGTTACTAAAGCTCAGATGGATATGAAGGCTTTAGGCTCTGCTTTAAAGCTTTATAAGCTTGATACCGGAAGATATCCTTCCACTGAGCAGGGTCTTAAAGCTTTGATTGAAAAGCCTGATACACGCCCAGTTCCTCGTAATTACCGCAAAGGTGGATATCTTGATTCTACCGTAGCGCCAGTTGATCCTTGGGGTTATGATTATATTTACAGAAGTCCGGGCGAAGATGATCGAGATTTTGAGATTATTTCTCTTGGCGCAGATGGAATGGAAGGCGGCGAAGATTACGATGCCGATATCAACAGTTGGGAATAG
- a CDS encoding type II secretion system protein — protein sequence MPKHSKRSRSSGMTFIELLIVLIIVGMGWFTLMPNLDLAGDGEEDALVQVNSFVYKARNRAVDTDSKQTLYIDFEEGFLQWGEEKVSLPGKVLSGHLNEEPLDGEGVDFSIYPEGFSDEVRLVLEGGVTFSLDPLSVRFLEI from the coding sequence ATGCCTAAGCATTCAAAGCGAAGCCGCTCTAGCGGCATGACATTTATCGAGTTATTGATCGTGCTTATCATAGTGGGCATGGGCTGGTTTACGCTCATGCCCAATCTTGATCTTGCTGGAGACGGGGAAGAAGACGCCTTGGTTCAGGTTAATTCGTTTGTCTATAAGGCTCGTAATAGGGCTGTAGATACTGATTCAAAACAGACACTCTATATTGATTTTGAAGAAGGATTTTTACAGTGGGGAGAGGAGAAAGTATCTCTTCCGGGCAAGGTGCTTAGTGGGCATTTGAATGAAGAACCTCTTGACGGAGAAGGGGTGGACTTTTCTATTTACCCTGAAGGGTTTAGTGACGAGGTTCGGCTCGTGTTAGAAGGCGGTGTTACTTTTAGCTTGGATCCACTCTCTGTACGTTTTTTGGAGATTTAG
- a CDS encoding type II secretion system protein, whose product MPDKNGFSLIEIIVALTIAATLSISFLGVQRQSALMAQMSKDSWDVLNISQDILAHKYPDGLTVFSSGWIPWSGPPQGDFRVSLETISSTGIGNYLIEARSGEYTMSWKVYRVSHRNFNNR is encoded by the coding sequence TTGCCGGATAAAAATGGGTTTTCACTAATAGAAATCATAGTCGCGTTGACTATCGCAGCAACTCTGTCCATATCCTTTCTTGGTGTGCAGCGTCAAAGCGCCCTTATGGCGCAAATGTCTAAAGATTCATGGGATGTGTTAAATATTTCTCAGGACATTCTCGCTCATAAATACCCTGATGGACTGACAGTTTTTTCTTCTGGCTGGATTCCATGGTCAGGCCCGCCTCAGGGAGATTTTAGAGTGAGCCTAGAAACCATTTCTTCTACCGGTATTGGGAATTATTTAATAGAAGCACGAAGCGGAGAGTATACGATGTCGTGGAAGGTGTACCGCGTTTCTCACAGGAATTTTAATAACCGATGA
- a CDS encoding PulJ/GspJ family protein gives MISSSFINKNSHSLREGGFSLIEVLVGLILSGLLMSMVAMVLGQSITNNEVVRSNVGLSSRMFTLRRILHRDLQNRVIGGILEMREDGFKLVTSNNSLEDGAVPVNVFWDLSGNMIRRHEDSDKLSYASSFQLMRGVSSWTLEILDGRDGTWISALQLENRPLNLDSVIKAIRLNLVFEDGQRTLIVERIPYAFE, from the coding sequence ATGATATCCTCTTCTTTCATTAATAAAAACAGCCATTCTTTACGGGAAGGTGGATTTTCACTGATTGAAGTGCTGGTTGGGCTAATTCTGTCTGGCTTGCTCATGAGTATGGTTGCCATGGTTCTTGGGCAATCCATAACAAATAATGAAGTCGTACGCAGTAATGTTGGATTGTCATCTCGCATGTTTACGCTGAGGCGTATACTTCATAGAGATTTGCAAAATAGGGTTATAGGTGGAATTCTGGAGATGAGGGAAGATGGATTTAAGTTAGTTACAAGTAATAACTCTCTTGAAGACGGAGCTGTTCCTGTGAATGTTTTTTGGGATTTATCAGGAAACATGATTCGCCGACATGAAGACTCTGATAAATTGTCATATGCAAGTTCATTTCAATTGATGCGTGGAGTTTCTTCTTGGACGTTAGAGATTTTGGACGGAAGAGATGGTACTTGGATTTCTGCTCTTCAATTGGAAAACAGGCCTCTTAATTTGGACTCCGTAATAAAAGCCATAAGGTTAAATTTGGTGTTTGAAGATGGGCAGCGCACTTTGATTGTTGAGAGGATTCCGTATGCTTTTGAATAA